One Microbacterium sp. zg-B96 genomic region harbors:
- a CDS encoding RDD family protein, which translates to MSLPSTFVGAPAPLGARLGAFSIDVALVALLTAVGVVLGSPVLGIALGAEALLGLWILEARTGATPGGLMLRMRVAREDVPFSPGAGRAFVRGLLLLLSAVVLLAGAWVVVASAAWDRAGRRRSWHDKASETVVMALPERSAAGPAASLAAPTVLGRSAGAAARPVPAAGPPATEILSAAGWEPVAPAPGRDVPPPPTVPAAPSVPTAPALPPSLRGAQLLLVFDTGQRAQFPLPAAVNLGRAPVATEPGDAVLAVEDPDRMVSKMHLRLEHDGRSAWVIDAGSTNGSELVDEDGTGRPLASGVRTPLDEGTRVRVGERVFTVSRLIGNPA; encoded by the coding sequence ATGAGCCTGCCATCGACCTTCGTCGGTGCGCCCGCGCCCCTCGGGGCCCGGCTCGGCGCCTTCTCGATCGACGTTGCGCTGGTCGCATTGCTGACCGCCGTGGGCGTCGTGCTGGGGTCCCCGGTGCTGGGGATCGCGCTCGGCGCCGAGGCGCTGCTGGGGCTGTGGATCCTGGAGGCCCGCACGGGCGCGACGCCCGGCGGGCTGATGCTGCGCATGCGCGTCGCACGAGAGGATGTTCCGTTTTCGCCCGGTGCCGGACGTGCCTTCGTGCGCGGTCTGCTGCTGTTGCTTTCGGCGGTGGTGCTTCTCGCCGGAGCATGGGTCGTCGTGGCCTCGGCGGCGTGGGACCGCGCCGGTCGTCGTCGGTCATGGCATGACAAGGCCTCCGAGACGGTGGTCATGGCGTTGCCCGAGCGGTCGGCGGCCGGCCCGGCGGCGAGCCTTGCCGCCCCCACCGTGCTCGGCCGTTCCGCCGGCGCTGCGGCGCGCCCGGTGCCGGCGGCCGGACCTCCCGCCACCGAGATCCTGTCGGCAGCGGGGTGGGAGCCGGTGGCCCCGGCGCCCGGCCGCGACGTGCCGCCACCGCCGACGGTGCCCGCTGCACCCTCGGTCCCGACGGCCCCGGCGTTGCCACCGTCGCTGCGCGGCGCTCAGCTGCTGCTCGTATTCGATACCGGGCAGCGGGCGCAGTTCCCCCTGCCTGCCGCCGTCAACCTCGGCCGCGCCCCCGTGGCCACCGAACCCGGCGACGCGGTGCTCGCCGTCGAGGATCCCGACCGGATGGTCTCCAAGATGCACCTGCGTCTCGAGCACGACGGCCGTTCGGCGTGGGTCATCGATGCCGGCTCGACGAACGGTTCGGAGCTCGTCGACGAGGACGGCACCGGGCGTCCCCTCGCCTCCGGCGTGCGAACGCCGCTGGACGAGGGTACCCGCGTCCGGGTGGGAGAGCGCGTTTTCACCGTCAGTCGACTGATCGGAAACCCCGCGTGA
- a CDS encoding acyl-CoA dehydrogenase, whose amino-acid sequence MTDAAVRPRKPATSKRTPAGGAPTAPHTAEQAHESRIDIDAVTDLLLGTWAATRREAREMVKNPAFWRIDGQPMAEHRERVLEQLHLLVEHGGSRRAYPEEYGGLNDNGANVAAYLELVLADPSLQVKAGVQWGLFGSAIHHLGTKPHHDKWLRDVMNLKIPGAFAMTETGHGSDVAAVGTTATYDLDTEEFVIHTPFRGAWKDYLGNAALHGRAATVFAQLISGGVNYGVHCFFVPLRDEQGDFLPGIGGEDDGVKGGLNGIDNGRLHFDQVRIPRENLLNRYGDIAPDGTYSSEIASPGRRFFTMLGALVQGRVCIEGAATNATALALKIAVTYANQRRQFDSGSGSDEVVLLDYAKHQRRLLPRLAEVYAQHFAGDELIRKFDGVFSGRKDTPDEREDLETLAAALKAMSTWNALDTIQECREACGGSGFLAENRLVGLHQDLDVYATFEGDNTVLLQLVGKRLLSDFAKQFKGADAGKLARFAVGQTAGRVFHGAGLRQLGQAVTDFGSTARSVELGLRADQQHDLLSGRVQQMVSDVAGRLRPAAKLAPAAAAALFNENQSELIEAARAHAELLQWEALTDGVNRAGDEGTREVLTWLRDLFGLSVIEKHLAWHLIHGRLSTQRAASVSRYIDRLCARLRPHAQDLVDAFGFEPEHVRAPIASGAEQDRQQEAREYYAALAASGTAPVSEKSLKKK is encoded by the coding sequence ATGACCGACGCCGCAGTCCGTCCCCGCAAGCCCGCCACGAGCAAGCGCACCCCCGCCGGTGGCGCCCCGACCGCGCCGCACACCGCCGAGCAGGCCCACGAGTCCCGCATCGACATCGACGCCGTCACCGACCTGCTGCTGGGAACCTGGGCCGCCACCCGCCGCGAAGCACGCGAGATGGTGAAGAACCCGGCGTTCTGGCGCATCGACGGGCAGCCGATGGCCGAACACCGGGAACGGGTCCTGGAGCAGCTGCACCTCCTCGTCGAGCACGGTGGCTCGCGGCGGGCCTACCCCGAGGAGTACGGCGGGCTCAACGACAACGGTGCCAACGTCGCCGCGTACCTGGAGCTGGTCCTCGCCGACCCGAGCCTGCAGGTCAAGGCGGGCGTGCAGTGGGGTCTGTTCGGCTCGGCGATCCACCACCTCGGCACGAAACCCCACCACGACAAGTGGCTGCGCGACGTGATGAACCTCAAGATCCCCGGGGCCTTCGCGATGACGGAGACCGGCCACGGATCGGATGTCGCCGCGGTCGGCACGACCGCCACCTACGACCTCGACACCGAGGAATTCGTCATCCACACCCCCTTCCGGGGCGCCTGGAAGGACTACCTCGGCAACGCGGCACTGCACGGGCGGGCCGCGACCGTCTTCGCGCAGCTGATCAGCGGCGGCGTCAACTATGGCGTGCACTGCTTCTTCGTGCCGCTGCGCGATGAGCAGGGCGACTTCCTCCCCGGCATCGGCGGCGAGGACGACGGCGTCAAGGGCGGGCTCAACGGCATCGACAACGGGCGCCTGCACTTCGACCAGGTGCGCATCCCGCGCGAGAACCTCCTCAACCGCTACGGCGACATCGCCCCCGACGGCACCTACTCCAGCGAGATCGCCAGCCCCGGGCGCCGCTTCTTCACGATGCTCGGCGCGCTCGTGCAGGGTCGGGTGTGCATCGAAGGCGCGGCCACCAACGCCACTGCGCTGGCGCTCAAGATCGCCGTCACCTACGCCAATCAGCGTCGCCAATTCGACAGCGGCAGCGGCAGCGACGAGGTCGTGCTGCTGGACTACGCCAAGCACCAGCGGCGCCTGCTGCCGCGCCTGGCGGAGGTGTACGCGCAGCATTTCGCCGGCGACGAGCTGATCCGAAAGTTCGACGGCGTCTTCAGCGGGCGCAAGGACACCCCGGACGAACGCGAGGACCTCGAGACCCTCGCCGCCGCGCTGAAGGCGATGTCCACCTGGAACGCGCTGGACACGATCCAGGAGTGCCGTGAAGCGTGCGGCGGCTCCGGCTTCCTCGCCGAGAACCGGCTCGTGGGGCTCCACCAGGATCTCGACGTGTACGCCACCTTCGAAGGCGACAACACCGTGCTGCTGCAGCTGGTGGGCAAGCGCCTGCTGAGCGACTTCGCCAAGCAGTTCAAGGGTGCGGATGCCGGGAAGCTCGCTCGTTTCGCCGTCGGCCAGACCGCAGGCAGGGTCTTCCACGGCGCAGGTCTCCGCCAGCTCGGCCAGGCGGTCACCGATTTCGGGTCCACGGCACGTTCGGTCGAACTGGGGCTGCGGGCCGATCAGCAGCACGACCTGCTGTCGGGCCGGGTGCAGCAGATGGTGTCGGATGTTGCCGGGCGCCTGCGCCCCGCTGCCAAACTGGCACCCGCGGCGGCCGCTGCCCTGTTCAACGAGAACCAGTCCGAGCTCATCGAAGCGGCCCGGGCACACGCCGAGCTGCTGCAGTGGGAGGCCCTCACCGACGGCGTGAACCGCGCCGGTGACGAGGGCACGCGTGAGGTGCTCACGTGGCTGCGCGACCTGTTCGGGCTGTCGGTGATCGAGAAGCACCTCGCCTGGCACCTGATCCACGGTCGCCTGTCGACCCAGCGCGCGGCGTCGGTGTCGCGTTACATCGACAGGTTGTGCGCGCGGCTGCGTCCGCACGCACAGGACCTCGTCGACGCGTTCGGCTTCGAGCCGGAGCACGTGCGCGCCCCCATCGCGTCGGGCGCCGAGCAGGATCGTCAGCAGGAGGCGCGCGAGTACTACGCCGCGCTGGCGGCATCCGGTACGGCGCCGGTGTCGGAGAAGTCACTCAAGAAGAAGTGA
- the eccCa gene encoding type VII secretion protein EccCa, whose amino-acid sequence MSKGPRLAPPSLPDGRIVLQPPPELVPSEGGSGILTSLLPMLGSVGAIVMVTLTNAGPTGFLIGGMFLLSSLGFVAVNGWRQRSQRTAQVLGNRREYLAYLADLRETVRVAARKQRRHGGWITPAPAALPFIAEERSRVWEREPGDPAFLLARIGTSDQPLSIALAAPELPPLAQLDPVAASAAHRFMLTHEIQHDVPLGIELDDYARLEIVGPQEESIRSLARAIVTGAATLHDPEDLIVAILAGEQQAAHWEWAKWLPHVMSPRVEDRLGPARMIAASLDDLEDMLPAQLRDRPRFGAGEGVTPHVLLVIDGAEPGTGSPVVASEGMQGVTVIDLPQRWGELTHPATARIALADAAPPRITGSFRRGRAVASTPPARAEFIDLARAAEPFTPDAMSIAEAEATARRLMPLRSRPMRVEDAPVAQGQRELTELLGLPDVRSIDFDRVWSGRLERDRLRVPIGQDTTGAPLVLDIKEAAQQGSGPHGIMVGATGSGKSEVLRTLVLALALTHSPEHLNFVLVDFKGGATFAGMASMPHVSAVITNLGSELALVDRFQDALQGEITRRQELLRAAGNFANVGEYEKARRGGRTDLAPLPALLVIVDEFSELLSAKPEFVESFLNIGRVGRSLHVHLLLASQRLEEGKLRGLDTYLSYRIGLRTFSASESRTIIGTPDAYTLPQEPGVGFLKSDTETLVQFRAAYVSGRPKTDPGDVVDETTSGVDGPAHIEVFTAAAQPVEAAQDVPARVIAPAAAVEERATFQIAVERMQGHGPAAHQVWLPPLSDPASLDELMPDLVEDPQLGLISPGWRAAGILTVPLGLVDVPLEQRRDRLVVGLGGAAGHVAIVGSPLSGKSTLARTLVSALALIGTPQELQFYVLDFGGGSFTAMQQHPHVAGVATRTEPEAVRRTVAEIESIVDAREQYFRRHGIDSIETYRGRRRRGDVDDGFGDVFLVVDGWATVRGEYEPLEARIQTIAARGLSFGVHVIITANRWLEIRASLKDLIQTRLELRQGDPTDSDVDRKQAANVPVGQPGRGLSPAKLQMLGAIPRIDGSSDPATLSDGVQDLIARVSAAWRGAPGPKLRLLPDMLPLDELRALAAPEDRRLLLGIEEAQLSAFGIDPRVEPHLFLYGDSGMGKSAFLRGVVQEITRVYRPDEAKIFVVDYRRALLGEIPADYLGAYLTSHELATGGMNDLAQYFGNRIAGPDVTPEQLRERSWWKGADGFIIVDDYDLVATSQGNPLAVLQPLLAQAGDVGLHVILTRRTGGASRAAYDPIIQRFTDLGVTGILLGGNPEEGALIGRVKPVRAAPGRAQIVSREHGLVSAQLAFPPPTAH is encoded by the coding sequence GTGAGCAAGGGACCCCGCCTGGCGCCGCCCAGCCTGCCCGACGGCCGCATCGTGCTGCAGCCGCCGCCCGAACTCGTGCCAAGCGAGGGCGGCAGCGGCATCCTCACCTCGCTGCTGCCGATGCTTGGCAGCGTCGGTGCGATCGTCATGGTGACGCTGACCAATGCCGGGCCCACCGGGTTCCTCATCGGCGGGATGTTCCTGCTGTCATCGCTGGGATTCGTCGCCGTCAACGGCTGGCGGCAGCGGTCGCAGCGCACGGCGCAGGTGCTCGGCAACCGCCGCGAGTACCTCGCGTACCTGGCCGATCTGCGCGAGACGGTGCGCGTGGCCGCACGCAAGCAGCGCCGACACGGCGGGTGGATCACCCCCGCACCTGCGGCGCTGCCCTTCATCGCCGAGGAGCGGTCGCGCGTGTGGGAACGGGAACCGGGGGACCCGGCCTTTCTCCTGGCCCGCATCGGGACGTCGGATCAGCCGCTGAGCATCGCGCTGGCGGCGCCGGAGCTGCCGCCGCTCGCCCAGCTGGACCCCGTCGCCGCATCCGCGGCGCACCGGTTCATGCTGACCCACGAGATCCAGCACGACGTCCCGCTCGGCATCGAGCTGGATGACTACGCGCGCCTGGAGATCGTCGGTCCTCAGGAAGAATCCATCCGATCGCTCGCGCGGGCGATCGTGACGGGCGCGGCGACCCTGCACGATCCGGAGGACCTGATCGTGGCGATCCTCGCCGGCGAGCAGCAGGCCGCCCACTGGGAGTGGGCGAAGTGGCTGCCGCACGTGATGTCGCCGCGCGTGGAGGACCGCCTGGGACCTGCCCGGATGATCGCCGCGTCGCTGGACGACCTCGAGGACATGCTGCCCGCGCAGCTGCGGGATCGTCCTCGGTTCGGGGCGGGCGAGGGGGTGACCCCGCACGTGCTGCTGGTGATCGACGGGGCCGAGCCGGGCACCGGCAGCCCGGTCGTGGCAAGCGAAGGCATGCAGGGCGTCACCGTGATCGACCTGCCGCAGCGCTGGGGGGAGCTCACGCACCCCGCCACCGCGCGCATCGCCCTGGCGGATGCTGCGCCGCCACGGATCACCGGATCCTTCCGCAGGGGCCGCGCCGTGGCATCCACCCCTCCCGCCCGCGCCGAGTTCATCGACCTCGCGCGCGCAGCGGAACCGTTCACCCCGGATGCGATGTCGATCGCAGAGGCCGAGGCCACCGCTCGCCGGCTGATGCCGCTGCGCTCGCGACCGATGCGCGTCGAGGACGCTCCTGTCGCGCAGGGCCAGCGCGAGCTCACCGAGTTGCTGGGACTGCCCGACGTCCGCTCGATCGATTTCGACCGAGTGTGGTCGGGCCGCCTCGAACGCGACCGGCTGCGCGTCCCGATCGGTCAGGACACGACCGGCGCACCGCTCGTGCTCGACATCAAGGAGGCGGCGCAGCAGGGATCCGGCCCGCACGGGATCATGGTGGGCGCCACCGGGTCGGGCAAATCGGAGGTGCTGCGCACGCTCGTGCTGGCCCTCGCGCTGACCCATTCACCCGAGCATCTCAACTTCGTCCTCGTCGACTTCAAGGGTGGAGCGACGTTCGCCGGGATGGCGAGTATGCCCCACGTGTCGGCGGTGATCACGAACCTCGGCAGCGAGCTGGCACTGGTCGACCGTTTCCAGGACGCATTGCAGGGCGAGATCACGCGCCGACAGGAGCTCCTGCGCGCCGCGGGCAACTTCGCCAACGTCGGCGAGTACGAGAAGGCGCGCCGCGGCGGGCGCACCGACCTGGCCCCGCTGCCGGCCCTGCTCGTGATCGTGGATGAGTTCTCCGAGCTGCTGTCTGCCAAGCCGGAGTTCGTGGAGAGCTTCCTGAACATCGGTCGGGTGGGCCGCTCCCTGCACGTGCATCTGCTGCTGGCTTCGCAGCGTCTCGAAGAGGGCAAGCTCCGGGGACTCGATACGTACCTGTCGTACCGGATCGGCCTGCGCACGTTCTCGGCATCCGAGTCACGCACGATCATCGGTACCCCCGACGCGTACACGTTGCCGCAGGAGCCGGGCGTCGGCTTCCTCAAGAGCGACACCGAGACGCTCGTACAGTTCCGCGCCGCGTACGTGTCGGGCAGGCCGAAGACCGACCCGGGCGATGTCGTCGATGAGACGACGTCCGGCGTCGACGGTCCAGCGCACATCGAGGTCTTCACCGCCGCCGCACAGCCGGTCGAAGCAGCGCAGGACGTCCCTGCCCGGGTGATCGCCCCGGCCGCCGCCGTGGAGGAGCGCGCGACGTTCCAGATCGCCGTGGAGCGGATGCAGGGTCACGGTCCGGCCGCGCATCAGGTGTGGCTGCCGCCGCTGTCCGATCCCGCCTCGCTGGACGAGCTCATGCCCGACCTCGTGGAGGACCCGCAGCTCGGTCTGATCTCTCCCGGATGGCGCGCGGCCGGTATCCTCACCGTGCCCCTCGGGCTCGTCGACGTGCCGCTCGAGCAGCGCCGCGACCGCCTCGTCGTCGGGCTGGGCGGCGCCGCCGGTCACGTCGCGATCGTGGGATCGCCGCTGAGCGGGAAGTCCACGCTCGCGCGCACGCTGGTCTCGGCGCTCGCGCTGATCGGCACGCCCCAGGAGCTGCAGTTCTACGTGCTCGACTTCGGTGGCGGTAGCTTCACGGCGATGCAGCAGCATCCCCACGTCGCCGGGGTGGCCACGCGCACCGAGCCCGAAGCCGTGCGTCGCACGGTCGCCGAGATCGAGTCGATCGTCGACGCGCGCGAACAGTATTTCCGCCGTCACGGCATCGACTCGATCGAGACCTACCGCGGTCGGCGGCGCAGGGGCGACGTGGACGATGGCTTCGGCGACGTCTTCCTCGTCGTGGACGGCTGGGCGACGGTGCGCGGCGAGTATGAGCCACTGGAGGCCCGCATCCAGACCATCGCCGCGCGGGGGCTGAGCTTCGGGGTGCACGTGATCATCACGGCCAACCGGTGGCTTGAGATTCGCGCCAGCCTCAAGGACCTCATCCAGACCAGGCTCGAGCTGCGCCAGGGCGATCCGACTGATTCCGACGTCGACCGCAAGCAGGCTGCGAACGTCCCCGTCGGTCAGCCCGGCCGCGGCCTCAGCCCCGCCAAGCTCCAGATGCTCGGTGCGATCCCGCGCATCGACGGCTCATCCGACCCGGCCACCCTCTCCGACGGCGTGCAGGATCTGATCGCGCGCGTGTCCGCGGCGTGGCGAGGGGCACCCGGGCCGAAACTGCGGCTGCTTCCTGACATGCTCCCGCTGGACGAACTGCGGGCGCTCGCCGCTCCCGAGGACCGCCGGCTGCTCCTGGGCATCGAGGAGGCGCAGCTGTCCGCGTTCGGGATCGACCCGCGTGTCGAGCCGCACCTGTTCCTCTACGGTGACTCGGGCATGGGTAAATCGGCCTTCCTGCGCGGCGTGGTCCAGGAGATCACACGCGTCTACCGTCCGGACGAGGCGAAGATCTTCGTGGTCGACTACCGGCGGGCGCTCCTCGGCGAGATCCCAGCCGACTACCTCGGCGCGTATCTCACGTCGCACGAGCTGGCCACCGGTGGCATGAACGATCTCGCGCAGTACTTCGGCAACCGCATCGCCGGCCCCGACGTCACCCCGGAGCAGTTGCGCGAGCGGAGTTGGTGGAAGGGCGCTGACGGGTTCATCATCGTCGACGACTATGACCTCGTCGCGACGAGCCAGGGCAACCCGCTCGCCGTGCTGCAGCCGCTGCTCGCGCAGGCCGGCGACGTGGGGCTGCACGTCATCCTCACTCGCCGCACCGGGGGAGCCAGCCGCGCCGCCTACGACCCGATCATCCAGCGGTTCACGGATCTGGGCGTGACCGGCATCCTGCTGGGCGGAAACCCCGAGGAGGGCGCGCTGATCGGACGGGTCAAGCCGGTGCGCGCCGCCCCGGGGCGCGCGCAGATCGTCAGTCGCGAGCACGGGCTGGTCTCGGCGCAACTGGCCTTCCCCCCGCCGACCGCCCACTGA
- a CDS encoding DNA-3-methyladenine glycosylase I — MDTRLGPDDVLRCAWVGDDPEYIRYHDEEWGRPLHGDRELFEKMSLEGFQAGLSWITILRKRPRFREVFAGFDPASVAAFDDADVERLMTDAGIVRNRAKITAVIANARIVEAMAPGELDALMWSFAPPPRPRPQSFAEITATTPESDAMSKELRRRGFRFVGSTTMYALMQSSGMVDDHVAGCWRA, encoded by the coding sequence ATCGACACCCGCCTCGGACCCGACGACGTGCTCCGATGCGCGTGGGTGGGCGATGACCCCGAGTACATCCGCTACCACGACGAGGAGTGGGGCCGTCCGCTGCACGGCGACCGCGAACTGTTCGAGAAGATGAGCCTGGAGGGCTTCCAGGCCGGCCTGTCGTGGATCACGATCCTGCGTAAGCGCCCGCGGTTCCGGGAGGTCTTCGCCGGCTTCGACCCCGCCTCCGTCGCTGCGTTCGACGACGCCGACGTGGAACGGCTGATGACGGATGCCGGAATCGTGCGCAACCGCGCCAAGATCACCGCCGTGATCGCCAACGCCCGCATCGTCGAGGCGATGGCGCCGGGCGAACTGGACGCGCTGATGTGGTCCTTCGCCCCGCCGCCCCGCCCGCGGCCGCAGTCGTTCGCCGAGATCACGGCGACCACCCCCGAATCCGACGCGATGTCGAAGGAACTGCGCCGCCGCGGCTTCCGCTTCGTCGGGTCGACGACGATGTACGCGCTGATGCAGTCATCGGGCATGGTCGATGACCACGTGGCGGGCTGCTGGCGCGCATAG